One Lutra lutra chromosome 18, mLutLut1.2, whole genome shotgun sequence genomic window carries:
- the TMEM225B gene encoding transmembrane protein 225B isoform X1 — translation MGRPVMMTLENKDMKGFTWAIAPALTSLGYLLILLVSIFPFWVRLVNEESHEVFFSGLFENCFHIKCWKPRPLSVYIILGRVFLLSAVVLSFLTTFILVSFASQLFPRTWKHNLVSAFISFLTGWPRPSPGRLPSHGEGGTLTVGESGVCAFLALLLHALEIQNLRMKPSPPQFSVQWPYYVLGFAIVLFIVAGICICSCLMLGCATRITTGAICLFQETACLSCHWLPNSRSIEESQGVPHLENLESLGGDLSSIQKETLLKEETVI, via the exons GTGATGATGACTTTAGAGAACAAGGATATGAAGGGATTCACGTGGGCCATAGCCCCAGCCTTGACCTCCCTGGGCTACCTGCTCATACTGCTGGTCTCCATCTTTCCCTTCTGGGTACGGCTTGTAAATGAGGAGTCCCACGAGGTGTTTTTCAGTGGCCTGTTTGAGAACTGCTTCCATATCAAGTGCTGGAAGCCTCGACCCTTATCAG TGTACATCATTCTCGGCCGCGTTTTCCTGCTGTCTGCGGTTGTCCTGTCTTTCCTCACCACCTTCATCCTGGTGTCCTTTGCGTCTCAGCTGTTTCCAAGGACCTGGAAGCACAATCTGGTGTCAGCCTTCATCAGCTTCCTCACAG GCTGGCCAAGGCCCTCCCCCGGGAGGCTCCCATCACATGGAGAAGGTGGAACGCTCACAGTGGGAGAATCAG ggGTCTGTGCCTTCCTGGCCTTGTTGCTGCATGCCCTGGAGATCCAGAATCTGAGGATGAAGCCCAGCCCCCCGCAGTTCTCCGTGCAGTGGCCTTACTACGTCCTTGGCTTTGCCATCGTTCTGTTCATAGTGGCTG GGATTTGCATTTGCTCCTGTTTGATGCTTGGATGTGCAACTAGGATCACAACAG GTGCCATCTGCCTCTTCCAAGAGACAGCCTGCCTTAGCTGCCATTGGTTGCCTAATTCCCGGAGTATCGAGGAGAGCCAGGGCGTCCCCCACCTGGAGAATCTGGAGAGTTTGGGAGGAGACCTAAGCTCCATACAAAAGGAGACACTGCTGAAGGAAGAAACGGTTATCTAG
- the TMEM225B gene encoding transmembrane protein 225B isoform X2, producing the protein MRSPHFSLEQVMMTLENKDMKGFTWAIAPALTSLGYLLILLVSIFPFWVRLVNEESHEVFFSGLFENCFHIKCWKPRPLSVYIILGRVFLLSAVVLSFLTTFILVSFASQLFPRTWKHNLVSAFISFLTGWPRPSPGRLPSHGEGGTLTVGESGVCAFLALLLHALEIQNLRMKPSPPQFSVQWPYYVLGFAIVLFIVAGAICLFQETACLSCHWLPNSRSIEESQGVPHLENLESLGGDLSSIQKETLLKEETVI; encoded by the exons ATGAGAAGCCCTCACTTTTCCCTTGAACAGGTGATGATGACTTTAGAGAACAAGGATATGAAGGGATTCACGTGGGCCATAGCCCCAGCCTTGACCTCCCTGGGCTACCTGCTCATACTGCTGGTCTCCATCTTTCCCTTCTGGGTACGGCTTGTAAATGAGGAGTCCCACGAGGTGTTTTTCAGTGGCCTGTTTGAGAACTGCTTCCATATCAAGTGCTGGAAGCCTCGACCCTTATCAG TGTACATCATTCTCGGCCGCGTTTTCCTGCTGTCTGCGGTTGTCCTGTCTTTCCTCACCACCTTCATCCTGGTGTCCTTTGCGTCTCAGCTGTTTCCAAGGACCTGGAAGCACAATCTGGTGTCAGCCTTCATCAGCTTCCTCACAG GCTGGCCAAGGCCCTCCCCCGGGAGGCTCCCATCACATGGAGAAGGTGGAACGCTCACAGTGGGAGAATCAG ggGTCTGTGCCTTCCTGGCCTTGTTGCTGCATGCCCTGGAGATCCAGAATCTGAGGATGAAGCCCAGCCCCCCGCAGTTCTCCGTGCAGTGGCCTTACTACGTCCTTGGCTTTGCCATCGTTCTGTTCATAGTGGCTG GTGCCATCTGCCTCTTCCAAGAGACAGCCTGCCTTAGCTGCCATTGGTTGCCTAATTCCCGGAGTATCGAGGAGAGCCAGGGCGTCCCCCACCTGGAGAATCTGGAGAGTTTGGGAGGAGACCTAAGCTCCATACAAAAGGAGACACTGCTGAAGGAAGAAACGGTTATCTAG
- the TMEM225B gene encoding transmembrane protein 225B isoform X5, protein MGRPVMMTLENKDMKGFTWAIAPALTSLGYLLILLVSIFPFWVRLVNEESHEVFFSGLFENCFHIKCWKPRPLSVYIILGRVFLLSAVVLSFLTTFILVSFASQLFPRTWKHNLVSAFISFLTGVCAFLALLLHALEIQNLRMKPSPPQFSVQWPYYVLGFAIVLFIVAGICICSCLMLGCATRITTGAICLFQETACLSCHWLPNSRSIEESQGVPHLENLESLGGDLSSIQKETLLKEETVI, encoded by the exons GTGATGATGACTTTAGAGAACAAGGATATGAAGGGATTCACGTGGGCCATAGCCCCAGCCTTGACCTCCCTGGGCTACCTGCTCATACTGCTGGTCTCCATCTTTCCCTTCTGGGTACGGCTTGTAAATGAGGAGTCCCACGAGGTGTTTTTCAGTGGCCTGTTTGAGAACTGCTTCCATATCAAGTGCTGGAAGCCTCGACCCTTATCAG TGTACATCATTCTCGGCCGCGTTTTCCTGCTGTCTGCGGTTGTCCTGTCTTTCCTCACCACCTTCATCCTGGTGTCCTTTGCGTCTCAGCTGTTTCCAAGGACCTGGAAGCACAATCTGGTGTCAGCCTTCATCAGCTTCCTCACAG ggGTCTGTGCCTTCCTGGCCTTGTTGCTGCATGCCCTGGAGATCCAGAATCTGAGGATGAAGCCCAGCCCCCCGCAGTTCTCCGTGCAGTGGCCTTACTACGTCCTTGGCTTTGCCATCGTTCTGTTCATAGTGGCTG GGATTTGCATTTGCTCCTGTTTGATGCTTGGATGTGCAACTAGGATCACAACAG GTGCCATCTGCCTCTTCCAAGAGACAGCCTGCCTTAGCTGCCATTGGTTGCCTAATTCCCGGAGTATCGAGGAGAGCCAGGGCGTCCCCCACCTGGAGAATCTGGAGAGTTTGGGAGGAGACCTAAGCTCCATACAAAAGGAGACACTGCTGAAGGAAGAAACGGTTATCTAG
- the TMEM225B gene encoding transmembrane protein 225B isoform X4, with protein sequence MRSPHFSLEQVMMTLENKDMKGFTWAIAPALTSLGYLLILLVSIFPFWVRLVNEESHEVFFSGLFENCFHIKCWKPRPLSVYIILGRVFLLSAVVLSFLTTFILVSFASQLFPRTWKHNLVSAFISFLTGAICLFQETACLSCHWLPNSRSIEESQGVPHLENLESLGGDLSSIQKETLLKEETVI encoded by the exons ATGAGAAGCCCTCACTTTTCCCTTGAACAGGTGATGATGACTTTAGAGAACAAGGATATGAAGGGATTCACGTGGGCCATAGCCCCAGCCTTGACCTCCCTGGGCTACCTGCTCATACTGCTGGTCTCCATCTTTCCCTTCTGGGTACGGCTTGTAAATGAGGAGTCCCACGAGGTGTTTTTCAGTGGCCTGTTTGAGAACTGCTTCCATATCAAGTGCTGGAAGCCTCGACCCTTATCAG TGTACATCATTCTCGGCCGCGTTTTCCTGCTGTCTGCGGTTGTCCTGTCTTTCCTCACCACCTTCATCCTGGTGTCCTTTGCGTCTCAGCTGTTTCCAAGGACCTGGAAGCACAATCTGGTGTCAGCCTTCATCAGCTTCCTCACAG GTGCCATCTGCCTCTTCCAAGAGACAGCCTGCCTTAGCTGCCATTGGTTGCCTAATTCCCGGAGTATCGAGGAGAGCCAGGGCGTCCCCCACCTGGAGAATCTGGAGAGTTTGGGAGGAGACCTAAGCTCCATACAAAAGGAGACACTGCTGAAGGAAGAAACGGTTATCTAG
- the TMEM225B gene encoding transmembrane protein 225B isoform X3, whose product MRSPHFSLEQVMMTLENKDMKGFTWAIAPALTSLGYLLILLVSIFPFWVRLVNEESHEVFFSGLFENCFHIKCWKPRPLSVYIILGRVFLLSAVVLSFLTTFILVSFASQLFPRTWKHNLVSAFISFLTGVCAFLALLLHALEIQNLRMKPSPPQFSVQWPYYVLGFAIVLFIVAGAICLFQETACLSCHWLPNSRSIEESQGVPHLENLESLGGDLSSIQKETLLKEETVI is encoded by the exons ATGAGAAGCCCTCACTTTTCCCTTGAACAGGTGATGATGACTTTAGAGAACAAGGATATGAAGGGATTCACGTGGGCCATAGCCCCAGCCTTGACCTCCCTGGGCTACCTGCTCATACTGCTGGTCTCCATCTTTCCCTTCTGGGTACGGCTTGTAAATGAGGAGTCCCACGAGGTGTTTTTCAGTGGCCTGTTTGAGAACTGCTTCCATATCAAGTGCTGGAAGCCTCGACCCTTATCAG TGTACATCATTCTCGGCCGCGTTTTCCTGCTGTCTGCGGTTGTCCTGTCTTTCCTCACCACCTTCATCCTGGTGTCCTTTGCGTCTCAGCTGTTTCCAAGGACCTGGAAGCACAATCTGGTGTCAGCCTTCATCAGCTTCCTCACAG ggGTCTGTGCCTTCCTGGCCTTGTTGCTGCATGCCCTGGAGATCCAGAATCTGAGGATGAAGCCCAGCCCCCCGCAGTTCTCCGTGCAGTGGCCTTACTACGTCCTTGGCTTTGCCATCGTTCTGTTCATAGTGGCTG GTGCCATCTGCCTCTTCCAAGAGACAGCCTGCCTTAGCTGCCATTGGTTGCCTAATTCCCGGAGTATCGAGGAGAGCCAGGGCGTCCCCCACCTGGAGAATCTGGAGAGTTTGGGAGGAGACCTAAGCTCCATACAAAAGGAGACACTGCTGAAGGAAGAAACGGTTATCTAG